The following are encoded in a window of Telmatobacter sp. DSM 110680 genomic DNA:
- a CDS encoding outer membrane beta-barrel protein, giving the protein MNRITFIVFSCLLCAAVSARAQVTPSAYRGQLTLNVGGMGSIFQPDYAGGGIPEASPFRLIGFGVYADLKATRWIGIEGEARWLRQNSYVDITQDNYLIGPKIPIHEFRFRRLDAIPYGKALVGLGRMNFEYNQAYGRFTDIALGGGVDLKVTKRISVRPFDFEYQLWPNWINGTLKPYGASAGIAYRVF; this is encoded by the coding sequence ATGAACAGAATTACATTCATAGTTTTTAGCTGCCTCCTTTGCGCCGCCGTCAGCGCCCGCGCGCAAGTTACCCCATCGGCCTATCGTGGACAGTTGACGTTGAACGTCGGCGGAATGGGATCGATTTTTCAGCCCGACTACGCTGGAGGCGGCATTCCTGAAGCCAGTCCCTTTCGCCTTATTGGCTTCGGCGTCTATGCAGACCTCAAAGCCACGCGGTGGATCGGCATCGAAGGCGAAGCCCGCTGGCTGCGTCAGAATTCCTATGTCGACATCACGCAGGACAACTACCTCATCGGCCCCAAGATTCCGATCCACGAGTTCAGATTCAGGCGACTCGACGCAATACCCTACGGCAAAGCCCTGGTCGGTTTAGGCCGCATGAACTTCGAATACAACCAGGCCTATGGCCGCTTCACCGATATCGCTCTCGGCGGCGGCGTTGACCTTAAGGTGACAAAGCGAATCAGCGTGCGTCCCTTCGACTTCGAGTACCAGCTATGGCCGAACTGGATCAACGGAACTCTCAAGCCCTATGGCGCCAGCGCCGGCATCGCCTACAGAGTTTTCTAG
- a CDS encoding isoprenylcysteine carboxylmethyltransferase family protein, with the protein MSDGPAKPKSTSLAIQGAALFGALIGAFLARPVLKPWMDQHASALTFARGWSALASFVPWIVFSIYWEIEKKNSAPVVSSETKFSRAIHVALSNAALLLVIMPIRGLNQGFLPDLLIVKLIGLAFECAGLTLAIWARRVLGRNWSGEITIKADHELIRNGPYATVRHPIYTALLAMYAGTAIVSGQMHALAGLVIAILAYLRKTRLEEANLAHAFGEQYTAYRNETWAIVPKLGKPQNRRYGR; encoded by the coding sequence ATGTCCGACGGCCCTGCCAAACCGAAGAGCACCAGCCTGGCTATTCAAGGCGCCGCCCTCTTCGGGGCGTTGATCGGCGCCTTCCTCGCTCGCCCCGTTCTCAAGCCATGGATGGACCAACACGCTTCAGCCCTGACCTTTGCGCGCGGCTGGTCGGCACTTGCTTCCTTTGTGCCGTGGATCGTGTTCAGCATTTATTGGGAGATTGAGAAGAAGAACTCCGCGCCCGTGGTCTCCTCGGAGACCAAGTTTTCGCGCGCTATCCACGTCGCGCTATCGAATGCAGCCCTTCTGCTTGTCATTATGCCGATTCGCGGCCTCAACCAGGGATTCCTTCCGGATCTTCTGATTGTGAAGCTAATTGGTTTGGCGTTCGAGTGTGCCGGCCTGACCCTTGCCATCTGGGCCCGGCGCGTCCTTGGCCGCAACTGGAGCGGCGAAATCACCATCAAGGCCGATCATGAGTTAATTCGCAACGGCCCGTACGCAACCGTGCGACATCCTATCTACACTGCCCTTCTCGCGATGTACGCCGGCACCGCCATCGTCTCCGGCCAGATGCACGCCCTCGCAGGTCTGGTCATTGCCATCCTCGCCTACCTCCGCAAGACGCGCCTCGAAGAAGCTAATCTGGCTCACGCCTTCGGCGAACAATACACCGCCTACCGCAATGAAACTTGGGCGATCGTGCCAAAACTCGGCAAGCCGCAGAATCGTCGCTATGGTCGCTGA
- the ftsH gene encoding ATP-dependent zinc metalloprotease FtsH, with protein sequence MNSTVKTIMFWVFILVCLVLLWSVVQRGAIGATKDTEINYSELYDKVQQGLVQDAQIQGTDLRGHMKATPKEQFHTTVGDQHEDLEKAMLAAHVSFGKKEAQSNIFLMQLLFNLGPFVLLGAIWFFMLRQMQSGGNKALSFGKSRARLLSMQQKKVTFKDVAGVDEAKEELKEIIEYLREPQKFQKLGGRIPKGVLLVGPPGTGKTLLARAVAGEANVPFFSISGSDFVEMFVGVGASRVRDLFEQGKKNAPCIIFIDEIDAVGRHRGAGLGGGHDEREQTLNQLLVEMDGFESNDGVILVAATNRPDVLDPALLRPGRFDRRVVVGLPDVRGREEVLRVHVKKVPVADDVNLNILARGTPGFSGADLANMVNEAALNAARVNRKQVVMYDFELAKDKVLMGAERKSMLLTDEEKRVTAYHEAGHALVSIMQPHSDPIHKVTIIPRGMALGVTIFLPGDRHNYTREYLEANLAIAYGGRTAEEIFLNQMSTGAGSDIENATDLARRMVCEYGMSRLGPLTFGKKEEQIFLGREIAQHRDFSEETARQIDLEVRRLIDEAYQAAHGILEAHKDAMHRIAAALLERETIDADEVKMLLDGKELPPMRSILASPSDGNGSGGQQVLKPDTRGGSGFPEGSPSPA encoded by the coding sequence GTGAATTCGACCGTCAAAACGATCATGTTCTGGGTCTTTATACTCGTCTGCCTTGTGCTGCTCTGGAGTGTTGTCCAGCGCGGTGCGATCGGTGCGACCAAAGACACAGAAATTAACTACTCCGAGCTGTACGACAAGGTGCAGCAGGGCCTTGTTCAGGACGCGCAGATCCAGGGAACGGATCTCCGCGGGCATATGAAAGCGACGCCCAAGGAACAGTTCCACACCACGGTCGGAGATCAGCACGAGGACCTCGAAAAGGCGATGTTGGCCGCGCACGTCAGCTTCGGCAAAAAGGAGGCGCAGAGCAACATCTTCCTGATGCAACTGCTCTTCAACCTCGGGCCGTTTGTTCTGCTGGGCGCGATCTGGTTCTTCATGTTGCGCCAGATGCAGTCCGGTGGCAACAAGGCCCTTTCCTTCGGCAAGAGTCGCGCCCGCCTGCTCTCAATGCAGCAAAAGAAAGTCACGTTCAAAGACGTGGCTGGCGTGGATGAAGCCAAGGAAGAGCTGAAGGAAATCATCGAGTACCTGCGCGAGCCGCAGAAGTTCCAGAAGCTCGGCGGACGCATTCCCAAGGGTGTGCTTCTTGTCGGACCTCCGGGAACCGGCAAAACGCTGCTTGCCCGCGCGGTAGCTGGCGAAGCCAATGTGCCGTTCTTCTCGATCTCAGGTTCGGACTTTGTGGAGATGTTTGTGGGCGTTGGTGCAAGCCGCGTTCGCGATCTCTTCGAGCAGGGTAAAAAGAATGCCCCCTGCATCATCTTCATCGACGAAATCGATGCTGTTGGCCGTCACCGTGGCGCAGGCCTCGGCGGTGGACACGATGAGCGCGAGCAGACGCTGAACCAGTTGCTCGTTGAGATGGACGGATTTGAATCGAATGACGGCGTGATCCTGGTTGCCGCGACGAACCGGCCTGACGTTCTCGATCCTGCACTGCTGCGCCCAGGTCGTTTTGATCGCCGCGTCGTAGTGGGATTGCCCGACGTTCGTGGCCGCGAAGAAGTTCTTCGCGTACACGTGAAGAAGGTTCCGGTTGCCGACGATGTCAACCTCAACATTCTCGCTCGTGGAACACCGGGATTCAGCGGAGCCGACCTGGCCAACATGGTCAACGAAGCTGCGTTGAATGCAGCCCGCGTCAATCGTAAGCAGGTCGTGATGTACGACTTTGAACTTGCGAAGGACAAGGTGCTGATGGGCGCCGAGCGCAAGTCAATGTTGCTGACCGACGAAGAGAAGCGAGTCACGGCATATCACGAGGCCGGCCACGCGCTGGTTTCGATCATGCAGCCACATTCGGATCCCATTCACAAGGTCACGATTATTCCGCGCGGCATGGCTCTCGGTGTGACGATCTTCCTTCCCGGTGATCGCCACAATTACACCCGCGAATATCTTGAAGCCAATCTTGCCATCGCCTACGGCGGACGTACGGCTGAGGAGATCTTCCTCAACCAGATGTCCACCGGCGCAGGCAGCGACATCGAGAACGCCACCGACCTCGCCCGCCGCATGGTTTGCGAGTACGGCATGAGCCGCCTCGGTCCGCTGACCTTTGGCAAGAAGGAGGAGCAGATCTTCCTGGGCCGCGAGATCGCACAGCACAGGGACTTCAGCGAAGAAACGGCACGCCAAATTGATCTGGAAGTTCGCCGCCTGATCGACGAGGCTTACCAGGCTGCGCATGGCATTCTCGAAGCGCACAAGGATGCAATGCATCGCATCGCTGCTGCCCTCTTGGAGCGCGAGACGATTGACGCGGATGAAGTGAAGATGCTTCTCGACGGCAAAGAACTACCACCGATGCGCTCCATCCTGGCTTCACCCAGCGACGGCAACGGCAGTGGTGGACAGCAAGTTCTGAAGCCCGACACCCGCGGCGGTTCCGGATTCCCGGAAGGGTCTCCGTCACCGGCATAG
- the tilS gene encoding tRNA lysidine(34) synthetase TilS: MRLAVGLSGGADSVGLLCALVDRSRELGIVLHAAHLHHGLRGEEANGDLEFCRELTAKLGLPFHEAHVDTAAEARRAPKSDGVEAELSGTSDWIKGTARDSIEGTARRLRYRWFYGLIASGKVEAVATAHTLDDQAETVLAKFLRGAWTEGLSGIHPKLESPGKGLIIRPLLQTPRAEIEAFLHARKQTWREDSTNRHLTFTRNRIRHELLPQLATWNPQLRDHLAQMAELAREEETWWDGEIARLATQVILRGRPVRGGGRATTTAEGIAIDLALLNAEPIALQRRLLRYAAAQLEAAPDFVATEALRTLSATGKAGGKLELAHGLRAERTHREIRLTLGPKSSPGNAESEIVRYECDVPGEVVAPAYGCRIRIHLTGTASVTSSQNGDRLKAVLRPWKPGDRVRLRYSSGPRKVKEVLERMKVTGTDRAQWPVLEVDARILWMQGVEVEPDLTLKIEIEGIESHEE; encoded by the coding sequence ATGCGTCTGGCCGTCGGGCTTTCCGGTGGCGCCGACTCCGTGGGTTTGTTGTGCGCCCTCGTTGATCGAAGCAGAGAACTGGGCATCGTGCTTCACGCTGCGCATCTGCATCACGGCCTGCGCGGCGAAGAAGCCAACGGCGATCTTGAATTCTGCCGCGAACTGACCGCGAAACTCGGCCTGCCGTTTCATGAAGCACATGTGGACACCGCTGCGGAGGCGCGCCGCGCTCCGAAATCAGATGGAGTTGAGGCCGAATTGAGTGGGACCTCGGATTGGATTAAAGGCACCGCGCGGGATTCGATCGAAGGCACGGCACGCAGGCTTCGTTATCGCTGGTTTTATGGACTCATCGCTTCCGGCAAAGTCGAGGCAGTCGCCACCGCGCACACCCTCGACGATCAGGCTGAGACGGTTCTTGCGAAATTTCTGCGCGGTGCCTGGACTGAGGGTCTATCTGGAATTCATCCCAAACTCGAAAGCCCTGGCAAGGGTCTGATCATTCGGCCTTTGCTGCAGACGCCGCGCGCCGAGATCGAAGCTTTTCTTCATGCGCGCAAGCAGACATGGCGCGAAGACTCTACCAACCGACATCTCACCTTCACCCGCAATCGCATCCGTCACGAGTTGCTGCCGCAACTTGCAACCTGGAACCCGCAGCTTCGCGATCACCTTGCGCAGATGGCCGAGTTGGCTCGCGAAGAAGAAACCTGGTGGGATGGAGAAATCGCCCGTTTGGCGACGCAAGTGATTCTTCGGGGGCGCCCGGTTCGAGGCGGAGGGCGAGCCACCACTACAGCTGAGGGCATTGCAATCGATCTGGCACTTCTAAACGCCGAACCCATCGCCCTCCAGCGCCGCCTGCTGCGCTATGCTGCCGCCCAGCTTGAGGCTGCTCCCGACTTCGTAGCGACCGAGGCGCTTCGGACCCTTTCCGCGACGGGCAAAGCCGGAGGCAAGCTGGAACTCGCCCACGGACTTCGAGCAGAGCGTACCCATCGTGAAATCCGCCTGACTCTGGGACCGAAATCGTCCCCAGGGAACGCAGAAAGTGAAATCGTACGTTACGAATGTGATGTCCCCGGAGAAGTGGTTGCGCCGGCTTATGGATGCCGGATTCGTATCCACTTAACGGGAACAGCGTCAGTGACTTCCAGTCAAAATGGAGACCGTTTGAAGGCCGTATTACGTCCGTGGAAGCCCGGCGACCGAGTCCGTCTGCGCTACTCGTCGGGACCCCGAAAAGTCAAGGAAGTGCTTGAACGCATGAAGGTTACAGGCACAGATAGGGCGCAGTGGCCGGTCCTTGAGGTGGATGCGCGGATCCTCTGGATGCAGGGTGTGGAAGTCGAACCTGACCTCACTCTGAAAATCGAAATTGAAGGCATAGAGTCTCACGAAGAGTAG
- a CDS encoding tannase/feruloyl esterase family alpha/beta hydrolase, translating to MRFLSVQLVPGFLLLGSALALCTSSAQTPAQTAVESPSDHCARLAKFTLPNATITSATAVAAGAFDGPRQAFTGADMSALYKMLPAFCRVVMKATPTADSNIGIEVWLPLSGWNGKLQGLGNGGFAGIIDDVALAASVAQGYASTATDAGHTGSPIDATWAMGHPEKVTDFGHRGIHEMTRVAKTIVQQFYGDAPKRSYFTGCSDGGREALMEAQRYPDDYDGILAGAPANNWTGLLSNAVVDLQALTATADSFIPPAKIPVISSAVLAACDKLDGVEDGILNDPRQCHFDPASIECKAGDDPAKCLTEPQVSALKTIYTGIKDSAGRTIFPGYLPGAEDGTGGWGLWITGPAPAKSAQALFGIGYYTNMVYEKADWSYKTFSLDSGIQAAKEKTATALDAVNPDLTAFRAHGGKLILYHGWNDPAISAMNTINYYGDVIAKLGRDNADSFTRLYMVPGLQHCGGGPGTGSFGAFTNWPAKDAQHNLHVALEDWVEKGTAPSTIIASKTVDDKPLGAVTMTRPLCPYPQAARYKGSGDTKSADNFMCAGPDK from the coding sequence ATGCGGTTTCTTAGTGTGCAACTTGTGCCAGGCTTTTTGCTTTTGGGGAGCGCTCTCGCCCTGTGCACGTCGTCTGCCCAAACCCCGGCTCAGACTGCGGTTGAATCCCCAAGCGATCACTGCGCACGTCTCGCGAAGTTCACTCTGCCCAACGCAACCATCACCAGCGCAACTGCAGTTGCCGCCGGAGCGTTTGACGGGCCGAGGCAAGCCTTCACGGGAGCAGACATGTCTGCCCTCTACAAAATGCTGCCTGCCTTCTGCCGGGTCGTGATGAAGGCCACACCGACCGCGGACTCCAACATTGGAATCGAAGTCTGGTTGCCTCTTAGCGGATGGAACGGAAAACTGCAGGGTCTAGGCAATGGCGGATTCGCAGGAATCATCGATGATGTTGCGCTTGCCGCGTCGGTAGCCCAGGGATATGCTTCCACCGCTACCGATGCCGGCCACACTGGATCGCCTATCGACGCTACCTGGGCAATGGGCCATCCTGAGAAGGTGACTGATTTTGGTCATCGCGGGATCCACGAGATGACCCGCGTGGCAAAGACGATTGTGCAGCAGTTCTATGGAGACGCACCGAAGCGTTCTTACTTTACCGGATGTTCTGACGGTGGCCGCGAAGCGCTGATGGAGGCCCAGCGCTATCCTGACGATTACGACGGAATTCTTGCGGGAGCACCGGCGAATAACTGGACGGGATTGCTTTCAAACGCGGTGGTCGATTTGCAGGCGCTAACCGCGACAGCGGACAGCTTCATTCCTCCTGCAAAGATTCCGGTAATCTCCAGTGCGGTTCTGGCGGCTTGCGACAAACTCGATGGCGTGGAAGATGGCATTCTCAACGATCCGCGGCAATGCCATTTCGATCCTGCTTCAATTGAATGCAAAGCTGGTGACGATCCGGCCAAGTGTCTTACGGAGCCGCAGGTGTCGGCACTGAAGACGATCTATACGGGTATCAAGGATTCGGCGGGCCGCACGATCTTTCCCGGCTATCTGCCCGGCGCCGAAGACGGCACGGGGGGGTGGGGACTCTGGATTACAGGTCCAGCGCCTGCGAAGAGCGCACAGGCTCTATTTGGCATCGGCTACTACACCAACATGGTTTATGAGAAGGCTGACTGGAGTTATAAAACCTTCAGCTTGGATAGCGGGATACAGGCTGCAAAAGAGAAGACGGCCACTGCGCTCGACGCCGTTAATCCTGATCTAACCGCGTTTCGCGCGCATGGTGGCAAACTGATTCTCTATCACGGCTGGAACGATCCGGCGATCTCCGCGATGAACACGATCAACTACTACGGTGATGTGATTGCCAAACTCGGCAGGGACAATGCGGATTCGTTTACGAGGCTCTACATGGTTCCGGGGTTGCAGCATTGCGGGGGCGGTCCGGGAACCGGCAGCTTTGGTGCGTTTACCAATTGGCCGGCCAAAGATGCGCAGCACAATCTGCACGTTGCGCTGGAGGATTGGGTGGAGAAGGGAACTGCACCCAGCACAATTATTGCGAGCAAAACCGTCGACGACAAACCACTAGGCGCTGTTACGATGACCAGGCCTTTATGCCCGTATCCGCAGGCTGCGAGGTACAAGGGCAGCGGCGATACGAAAAGCGCCGACAACTTTATGTGCGCGGGGCCGGATAAATAG
- the ispD gene encoding 2-C-methyl-D-erythritol 4-phosphate cytidylyltransferase has product MQVFAILPAAGLGTRMAGPQPKQFLSLDGVPILIHSLRAFAAVQRVTAIYVAVRKPEMERVQAQVSDYGFADRVHVVEGGDTRQESVVHALDALPAQADDVVLIHDAVRPLIDPATIDRTIDAVVEHGAAIVGLPAIDTIKQVERTAHGAIITSTIPREFVVLAQTPQGFRFGLLHKAMTEAIADGFVGTDEASVIERAGHRVAVVHGSQVNLKITQPGDLELAEFYLHQRALSPATK; this is encoded by the coding sequence ATGCAGGTATTCGCAATTCTTCCAGCGGCTGGGCTCGGTACTCGCATGGCCGGACCGCAGCCAAAGCAATTTCTCTCCCTCGATGGAGTTCCAATCTTGATCCACTCCCTGCGCGCTTTTGCGGCGGTGCAGCGTGTGACCGCCATCTATGTCGCGGTGCGCAAACCTGAGATGGAACGCGTGCAGGCCCAGGTTTCCGATTACGGATTTGCAGATCGCGTCCACGTAGTGGAGGGCGGCGACACCCGGCAGGAGTCAGTCGTACATGCCCTGGATGCGTTGCCGGCGCAGGCGGATGACGTCGTCTTGATTCACGATGCGGTGCGACCCCTGATCGACCCGGCCACGATTGACCGAACCATCGACGCGGTCGTGGAGCACGGGGCGGCCATTGTCGGTCTTCCCGCCATCGATACCATCAAGCAGGTAGAACGCACCGCTCATGGTGCAATCATCACGTCGACCATCCCGCGAGAGTTCGTTGTGCTGGCCCAAACTCCCCAGGGATTTCGCTTTGGCCTGCTGCATAAGGCCATGACCGAGGCCATCGCGGATGGGTTTGTGGGTACAGATGAGGCGTCTGTAATTGAGCGCGCCGGACATCGGGTCGCCGTGGTTCACGGTTCTCAGGTTAATCTGAAGATCACACAGCCGGGCGATCTGGAGTTGGCGGAGTTTTACCTGCATCAGCGCGCGTTGAGTCCGGCGACCAAATAA
- the ispF gene encoding 2-C-methyl-D-erythritol 2,4-cyclodiphosphate synthase, whose translation METRIGFGWDSHAFKAGVPLRVGGMTLEHPEGLAGHSDGDVLLHAITDALLGAVAAGDIGSFFPPGDPRWKDANSAIFVKLAMEELENAGFRIVNVDTTLIMNAPKISPIAGEMRSTVADLLGIEMEQVSIKAKTPEGLGLDHVAQCHAVVLVERSIEPDELKSMSAVIESQKQLEDVVDDLLASVHGVPKKRSINPVYDTEDIT comes from the coding sequence ATGGAGACACGAATCGGATTTGGCTGGGATTCGCACGCGTTCAAGGCGGGCGTACCGCTGCGCGTTGGCGGGATGACGCTGGAACACCCCGAGGGCCTGGCCGGGCACTCCGATGGCGATGTGCTGCTTCACGCCATTACCGACGCTTTGCTGGGAGCCGTGGCGGCAGGCGATATCGGCAGCTTTTTTCCGCCTGGCGACCCGCGCTGGAAGGATGCCAATTCGGCGATATTCGTGAAACTGGCCATGGAAGAGTTGGAAAACGCCGGCTTCCGCATTGTCAATGTTGACACCACACTGATTATGAATGCCCCTAAGATCTCCCCGATCGCCGGCGAGATGCGCTCAACAGTAGCCGACCTTCTCGGAATCGAGATGGAACAGGTGAGCATCAAGGCCAAAACTCCCGAGGGACTCGGTCTCGACCACGTGGCTCAATGCCATGCCGTCGTTCTGGTGGAGCGATCGATTGAACCGGATGAATTGAAGAGCATGAGCGCCGTTATCGAAAGTCAAAAACAGCTTGAAGATGTGGTGGACGACCTATTGGCTTCGGTCCATGGAGTTCCAAAGAAGCGTTCTATCAATCCAGTTTACGACACCGAAGATATTACCTAG
- a CDS encoding SpoIIE family protein phosphatase, translated as MLVAAIALASMIDFACAAPGAPLQGSVSTVNSPSAPISHWAQQVVLGSSTVELTGPWKFHKGDNPAWAQPDFNDSGWSSMDLTPPPGSYDPFLGTSGFVPGWTVLGDPGYSGYAWYRLKTNIQYDPGLSEGGLAIKMPNDVDDAYQIYVNGTLLGSLGDFTDKGVTTYLTLPRAFVLPKGIKSGQVTFAIRVWMDPSTPLTNPDTGGLHEPPVLGQAGPIERMLHMAWDSVNHSQLSRFLVLGVLLLAITVTVVLFWLDRKEKAYLWLGLTCGGVALETVLTLLGNYTSLLPSAVFFLLSDAVMKPAIIALWIVFWAYWFRMGRMERMHKMVWAFALVLGLTIAMMRAPLYGMLIPVHALVYLAPLSVFIKLLLGGLLLWVAWEGMRKDHTGAWLAMPAVGLVIVSLYQQELLVLHVPLSFFPFGMAVGISQIAVVVSLNIITLLLMRRFLQSLRLRQQWEAEIDQARQIQQLLIPEAIPTIPGYVLETEYKPAQQVGGDFFQILPDGHGGVLVLLGDVTGKGLQAGMQVALIVGAIRTTVETSYEPHVVLESLNRRLCGRGQSYATCVAMHIAADGKTTIANAGHLAPYLNGKELAMAGNLPLGLNDSITFDQTTIQLKQKDRLLVITDGVIEAKNAKNELFGFNRARSISHLPAAFIVKAAEIFGQEDDITVVSISRLAQEKEGDITATPPMKSEVA; from the coding sequence ATGCTCGTCGCGGCCATAGCGCTTGCCTCGATGATCGATTTTGCATGCGCGGCCCCCGGTGCTCCATTACAGGGCAGTGTATCCACGGTGAACTCACCGTCGGCACCGATCTCTCACTGGGCACAACAAGTGGTGCTTGGTTCTTCGACGGTGGAGTTGACCGGCCCATGGAAATTCCACAAAGGCGATAATCCCGCATGGGCGCAGCCGGACTTTAACGACTCGGGCTGGTCTTCCATGGACCTGACTCCGCCCCCGGGCTCCTACGATCCATTTTTGGGCACCAGCGGGTTCGTGCCAGGTTGGACGGTGCTCGGGGACCCTGGCTATTCGGGATATGCATGGTATCGACTCAAAACCAATATTCAATACGACCCGGGGCTGTCAGAGGGCGGGCTCGCAATCAAAATGCCCAACGACGTCGACGACGCCTACCAGATCTACGTAAACGGAACGCTACTCGGCTCTCTGGGCGACTTCACCGATAAAGGAGTGACAACCTATCTCACTCTGCCGCGGGCATTCGTCCTCCCGAAAGGAATCAAGAGCGGTCAGGTCACATTTGCGATCCGCGTGTGGATGGACCCCTCAACGCCGTTGACCAATCCGGATACCGGTGGTTTACATGAGCCACCAGTCCTGGGACAGGCTGGCCCAATCGAACGCATGCTGCATATGGCTTGGGATTCGGTGAATCATTCCCAGTTGAGCCGATTCCTGGTGCTGGGCGTACTCCTGCTTGCCATAACCGTGACGGTGGTTTTGTTCTGGCTTGATCGGAAAGAAAAAGCGTATCTATGGCTGGGACTTACGTGCGGTGGAGTGGCACTGGAAACGGTACTGACTCTCCTCGGGAACTACACTTCGTTGTTGCCGTCCGCTGTGTTTTTCTTGTTGTCCGACGCGGTTATGAAGCCCGCGATCATTGCGCTGTGGATCGTTTTCTGGGCCTACTGGTTCCGGATGGGCCGCATGGAGCGCATGCACAAAATGGTGTGGGCTTTTGCGCTTGTACTCGGCCTGACGATTGCCATGATGCGCGCGCCGCTTTACGGCATGCTGATTCCGGTCCACGCATTGGTATATCTCGCTCCGCTCTCCGTTTTTATCAAGCTGCTGCTGGGGGGACTGCTGCTGTGGGTGGCTTGGGAAGGTATGCGCAAAGACCACACTGGGGCATGGCTAGCGATGCCCGCAGTTGGTCTGGTGATCGTATCGCTTTACCAGCAAGAGTTGCTCGTGCTTCATGTTCCTCTGAGTTTCTTCCCGTTTGGTATGGCAGTGGGCATCAGCCAGATTGCCGTGGTGGTATCGCTCAACATCATCACCCTGCTTCTGATGCGGCGGTTCCTGCAGTCGCTGCGGCTGCGGCAGCAATGGGAAGCCGAAATCGACCAGGCTAGACAGATTCAGCAACTGCTGATCCCCGAAGCCATTCCAACGATTCCGGGCTATGTTCTTGAGACTGAATACAAACCAGCCCAGCAGGTAGGCGGCGACTTCTTCCAGATTTTGCCCGATGGGCACGGCGGTGTGCTGGTCTTGCTCGGGGACGTGACCGGAAAAGGCCTGCAGGCCGGCATGCAGGTAGCTTTGATCGTGGGCGCGATTCGCACTACCGTGGAAACCAGTTACGAGCCCCATGTCGTACTTGAGTCACTGAATCGCAGGCTATGTGGGCGCGGACAGTCTTACGCGACATGCGTGGCGATGCACATTGCCGCGGACGGCAAGACGACCATCGCGAATGCCGGGCATCTGGCGCCGTATTTAAACGGGAAAGAACTCGCCATGGCCGGCAACCTGCCGCTTGGCCTGAACGACTCCATCACCTTCGATCAGACGACCATCCAGTTGAAACAGAAAGATCGGCTGCTGGTGATCACCGATGGCGTGATTGAAGCGAAGAATGCAAAGAACGAGCTCTTTGGCTTCAACCGAGCGCGCTCAATCAGTCATCTCCCCGCGGCATTCATCGTCAAGGCTGCAGAGATCTTCGGTCAGGAAGACGACATCACCGTAGTCTCCATTTCTCGCCTGGCGCAGGAAAAAGAAGGCGATATTACCGCGACGCCGCCGATGAAGTCTGAAGTCGCCTGA